The window GATAAATGAGTATAGGCTAATGTATAGCAGTTTACGGATTGCTATCGCCGAACTCTCTCTTCAATAAAGAAAGAGAAAAAACAACCAGAATCTTGACGACTACGGTTTTCAAGAGCGAGTTGTCTTGAGGAGATACTGCTTGCTTCTGTCTATGGTAGATGTCCTGAGTTTATTAATGGGCTGCTACCGAATAAAATACAGGAAGAAGTAGAGAAATTAGGGACGTGTAGCATTTTACTTAAATTGTTAAAAATAAATATGAATAATTTTAAAAATTATTTAATAGCACAAATCAAAAAATTAACTAGCAATAAAAAAAATGTATGGATAACTGGCATTGTTATATTAATTTTAATTATTTCAATAGGAGCATGGAAAGTACTGAGCAATAAAACGCCTCTTGATATAAACTCGTCAATTGAAGAAGTATCCTTGGGCACGGATAAGACTGAACACTCTCAAGGCGAAGAAAAAGTAACCTTGGTCACAGATAAGACAGAATATGCTCAAGGTGAAAGCGTGAAAATTGATATTTCTAATTTAACAACGAAAAATATTGAATATAGTCCAAGTTTCTCGCCATGTTGCGGCGGTGTTTTTATAGATAAAAAGAATAGTGAAAATGTATGGAAACGTATTTATACTTCAATTGCTGAGCCACGAATAGGACCATCTTCGTCAGAAGAAAGAATGAATGAGGGCTGGCTCTTGCTAGAACCAAAGATACAAATACAAATAGAATCGGACATGTTGGTACAAGTCGAAGGATCAAGAATTCAAGCTCCAGCTGGCATTTATCGAATTGGATTTAGATGGTATTATTCGTCTTCAGAAGACGGCAATGTGTCTTATTCTAACGAGTTTATGATTGAAGGAGATGAGAAAATGAGTTTTAACAAACAACCAACTGTTTCAACAAATAAATTAGAGTATGTACAAGGCGAAGAAATTATAATAAAAATACACAATCAAGGTACGCCTATTTTTTATCAGCCCAATCTTTGTCAACCAGAGTGTTGCTTTGCTCAAAAAACTATAAATGGAAGATTTAGAGTAGTAGATATATCACCATGCCTATCACCACCCCAAGCTCCACCTGGCGTAGACTTCGAAAGGATTCCTAGCAAGATAGAATCTGGGGAAGAAATTATTGAAATATTAGAAACAAATCCAGAATGGGAAGATGAAATAGAAGTTGGCACCTATAGACTCTTTTTTTATTATTCACGTAACGAAGAAATGCAAGATAGCCATGCTGTATACTCTAACGAGTTTACAATTAGTCAATAGTTATAGCAAATTAGGCAAATTAGAGACGTGTACCATTTTACCCATTTTACTGAATGCGTTCAACAAGGGGAGCTGTTCCAAAAACCCTCTATTCATGAGGGTTTTTGAATCATTTGGCGTAGGATGTTAGAACTTTTTCAATTGGTCCATCCCGCGCAAAACATTATGTCGCCTCCTTGTGTGCGGTTTTTTTACATTGAGCGTGATATAAAGTCAAATTTTGAAAATAATTGTTTGAAAATGATAGCGAGTGGGTAGTTGAAAACAGGCGGGGAATAGGGTAATATTAAACAATGATTTCTTTTATCAGGGGTAAAATAAAAGCAAAAGATGAAGAATTTGTTATTGTTGAAAACAATGATATTGGTTTTAAGGTTTTTGTTTCCCCAAAGACCTTGGAAAAATTAAATATAGGAGAGATAGTAGAGTTTTTTATTTTTTTCGCTATTCGCAATGAAAAGCCGGAATTATACGGGCTTTTGACGCAGGAAGAATTAAGGGTCTTTGAAATTATAGAAAAAGTTTCAGGAATCGGGCCCAAAGGAGCAATGCTTATCGCCTCATTGGGAACATTTGACGAGCTTAAAGAAGCCATAGAAATCCAGGATTTTGGTTTTTTCTCCAAAATTAAAGGAATCGGGAAAAAGAAAATTCAGAAGATTATCTTGGAATTAGGGGGCAGCATAAAAAGAATCGAGGAAATAAAAGATAAAAGTCCGCAACAAGACGAGGCATTCAGGGGCTTGGTAGCATTAGGGTTTTCTCAAAAAGAAGCGAAAGAGGCGTTATCAAATGTGCCAATGGAAGTCAAAGACACGAGTCAAAGAGTCCAACAGGCGTTAAGACAATTCACAAAGAAATGATAAAAAGAATCCTAAAAAAGATTTTTCCGCAATTTCTTCTGAACTGGTATTACCAGTTTTTTCCTCTATTAGGCGCTGTTTTATATAGATTCCCGTCAAGAAAAATAGTGGTGGTTGGAGTGACTGGAACTAATGGAAAATCCACGACAATTCAGCTAATTTCGGATATTCTAAGGCAAGCGGGATTTATGGTTGCTTCGCTTTCTTCAATTCGTTTCCAAATAGGAGATAAAACAAGACAGAATAAACTTAAAATGACAATGCCGGGCCGGCTTAAGATGCATCATTTTTTAAGACAAGCGGTAAATAAAGGATGTCAATACGCTGTGCTGGAGGTAACATCTGAAGGAATCAAGCAGTTTCGTCATAAGTTTATCAATTTTGACGCGGTGATTTTCACCAATTTAGAGAAAGAACATATTGAATCCCATGGTTCATTTGAAAAATATCAACAAGCCAAAGAAAAGTTGTTCCAAGTCCGCGGGATTAAGAGCTCTATAGTTAATTTAGACGACAGGTATGCCAATGGTTTTCTGAAATTTCCAATTGAGGAGAAATGGGGATATATGATAAAGCCAAAAGCCAAAAGCCAAAAACTAGAAACAGAAAGCCAAAAGCCAAAAACAGAAACAAAGGGAATAAATATTGTAAGCGGAGAAGCAATAAGATTATTTGATGACCATTCGGAATTTTCTGTAAAAGGACAGGGATTTTTCATTCCTTTGGTCGGAGAGTTTAATATTTATAACGCTCTGGCAGCTGTTTCTTTCGGGATGTCCCAGGGTATAGATTTAAATGTGATGGCAGAGGCCTTGAAGAAAACAGAATCTATTCCGGGTAGGATGGAATTCGTGATAAAAGAGCCGTTTAAAGTAGTGGTTGATTATGCCCATACGCCTAAAGCTCTTGAAAGCGTATATAAAACGCTTTCTATGGGAAAACAGCAGAACGCAGAAAAGAAATTAATATGTGTTTTAGGTTCTTGCGGGGGCGGTAGGGATAAATGGAAAAGACCGGCTTTCGGGTCTTTAGCAGGCCAATATTGCGATAAGATTATTTTAACCAATGAAGACCCTTATGACGAAGACCCGATTCAAATTATTGAAGAAGTTGAGGCAGGCGTTCCCCAGAGCGCTAATTGCGAGAAGATTTTTGACAGACGAGAGGCGATTAGGAGGGCGCTGTCCTTAGCCAACCCCGGGGACACAGTGGCGATTACAGGCAAAGGGGGCGAGCCCTGGATTTGTGCGGCTGGAGGGAAAAAGATTTCCTGGGATGACAGGCAGGTAGCAAGAGAGGAAATGTAATTTTTGAAATAATTTCTAAATATGGTTAAAGATGCATTCAAAAAAATAGACCAATATTTATGGGAATTACCAGCGTCTTTTAGGCAAGGAATGAGGGTGGGCGTTAGAATCTATTCTTCTGATAAATTATGGGCGCAAATAGAAGAAGAGTCCTTAGAGCAATTGATGAATTGCGCTTTTTTGCCGGGAATTATTGGTTACGCTTTTGGTATGCCTGATATCCATTCTGGTTATGGTCCGCCGATTGGAGGAGTTGGAGCAATGGAGATAAGCCAAGGAGTAATTTCTCCTGGATTTGTAGGGTTTGACGAAAATTGTGGGGTGCGTTTGCTTAAATCGCAACTTAATCAAAAGGAGATTGAGCCATATTTAGAAAAGTTGGCAGACAGAATTGAAAAGGAAATTCCTTCGGGATTGGGCAGAGGCAGAAAAACAAAATTAAGCATTAACCAAATAAATAAAGTGCTTGATAATGGTGTGCCATGGTTAGTAGAGCAGGGTTATGGCGTAGAACAAGATATTGAAAATTGTGAAGAAGGGGGATGTATGCGCGATGCTGATTCCGCATTCGTTTCAGACAGAGCAAAAAATCGCGGGAGAGACCAGCTCGGAACCTTGGGAAGCGGAAATCATTTTTTAGAAATTCAAACAGTGGAAGAAATTTATGACAAACAAGTAGCTGAAACATTTGGATTATTTACCGGACAAATAGTGGCAATGATTCATACTGGTTCGCGGGGTTTGGGACATCAGAATTGTTCTGATTATTTAAAATCTGCTTTACAAGCAATGCCAAAGTATAAGATTAGTGTGCCAGACAAGGAATTGGCTTGCACCCCGTTTAATTCTCCAGAAGGTCAAAATTTTCTGAAAGCAATGTATGCTGTTTGTAATTTTGCTTGGGCAAATAGGCAGATTGTCACCCATTATGCCCGCAAGGCGTTTAAGGAAATAATTGGCAATTCCAATGACCTTGTTCTTTTGTATGATGTGGCTCATAATATTGTTAAAATTGAGGAACACGAAGTTAATGGCGGAATTATGAAGTTAATAGTTCATCGCAAAGGTGCAACAAGAGCTTTCCCAGCTGGGCATTCCGGGATTCCGGAAAGATATAAGTCGGCTGGACAGCCGGTTCTTATCCCTGGTTCTATGGGAACATCTTCTTATGTCTGCGTGGGCACGGAAAAGTCAAAAGAGGCCTGGCATACAGTAAATCACGGGGCAGGGAGAGCAATGTCCAGGCATGCGGCAATTAACCAAATCAGGGGGGAAGATGTTGTTAATCACTTGCAAAAACAGGGAATTTTGGTAAAGTGTCATTCAGCGAGGAATATTGCCGAAGAAGCACCTTTGGCTTATAAAAATATTAATGATGTAGTAGATGTAGTTCAGGGAGCAGGGCTTGCCAGAAAAGTTGCTCGATTGAAACCATTGGCAGTTATAAAGGGAGAATAAAAATTGAAAAATTTTATGAATAAAAAATTAAATAAAAGCGCTCGCAAACATATCCGTCAGGAAAAAGCTCGTATTCGCCGGGGGACTTCAGATATTAGTAAAAGAGAAGATATGATTAAACAGTTGTATGCCAAATTTGATAATACAGCGCAAAAAGAGGTGGCTCCAAAGATATTGAAAAAATCAAAAACTTTAAAAAAACCTAAAACAGTAAAAGTTTCTGAATAATGAAAATACAAGACATTCATGATTTAGCAGTTCAGATGGCTATGACTGCTGACCTCCGAGGCAGAGAGGCAGTAGAAAAGTTTTTAAGCAAAAAACAGCGCGATTATGAAAATTTTTCTGAAAAAGAAAAACAGGACTTTGATTTAGAAATGCTTAAAAATCCATACTCTGATTCTCGCATTTTAAACATATCTGAAGACAAGGAAATAAAAAAGATTTTAATCGGTATAGATATAGACCCGGCCGAGCTTTTGATGGCAAAAGAAATTGGGAATATTGATTTGATTATTTCTCATCATCCATTAGGAAAAGCGTTAGCAACTCTTCATGAAGTAATGAATCTCCAATGCGAAGTTCTTGCCAAATACGGAGTCCCGATAAATATAGCAGAGGGGCTGATGAGAGAGAAAATATCAGAAGTGGCCCGCGGCTTAAACAAGCCAAATTCTCAAAGAACAGTTGACGCAGCTAAGCTTTTGAAATCCAATTTAATCTGTCTCCATACTGTTTGTGATAATTTGGCAGCCGATTTCCTCAAAAAAATTGTTGAAAGCAAAAAACCGGAGACAGTGGGAGAACTGTTGGATATTATAGAAAAAATTCCCGAATATAAATTATCAATCAAAAATGGAATTGGACCCAAGATTTTTGTAGGCAAAAAAGACAGTCATTGCGGAAGAATCGCTTTTACAGAGATTACCGGAGGCACAGAGGGCTCGCCAAAGCTTTATGAAAAAATGGCGCAGGCAGGGGTTGGAACCATTGTAGGAATGCATGTTTCAGAAGAGCATAAAAGAGAAGCGGAATCAGCTCATATTAATATGGTGATAGCCGGACATATGGCTTCCGATTCCCTTGGCGTGAATCTCTTTTTAGACGAATTGGAGAAAAAAGGGATTGAAATCGTGCCTTGCTCCGGCTTGATTAGGGTCTCCCGGAATCAATAATCAATTATGTATGAAAAAATATTTTTCCAAACAAGCGAAAAAAGGAAAAGCAGGTAATACTGCTTTTAGAACTCCATCTCCCTTTATAGGCAGAAAGTGCCAAATAAAACGCAAAATAATCCAAGGAAAGTAAAATCAAGGCAGATTTATTGCAGTTTTTTTATCATATAAGTTTGCTTCAGTCCATATCCTAATTTTCTGTAATAACCCCTCACTCCAACTCCGGATATCACAGCGATATTTTTCAAGCCGAATTCTTTTTTAATAATTCTTTCTGCTTCCTGCATCAATTTTTTACCAAGCCCTCGGTGCTGGGGAGCTTTTATTTTTCGGGATATTGGCACTAATTTTCCGTAAGTGTGAATTTCCCTTACAATGCCTGAATTTTTTAGAACAGGCAAAACAATCTCGCCAGGTATTCTTAACCGCAACAAGCTGTGGAGCAGAGTTCGGTTTTTATTCTCAAAACTTAAAAATATTTCTTTTCCATTAGACGCTTCATAATCAGTTCGGAAAAGATATATTTTTTCTTTTGGATTGTAGTTGTCTTTAACTTCCCTGCACCTAATGCACTTACATTGCCATCCTTGCTGTTTTGATATTTTTTCTATCATCTGCCTTAAATTAGATGTTTTAGTTCCGCCCTGTATTATATATTGGGACGGAATATCCCTAATAATTCTTTGTATCCGACAGTAATATGGGACTGTCTTTTTGATTGCGATTATGATTTCCAAAAGTTGTTTTTCTGTGTAGGGCTTATATTCTCGTTCTTCCCAGATATCATACAAAGGAGCTTCTCTTAATAATGCGCAGGGATATATTTTTAAATAATCAGGCCTAAAATCTGGATTTGAGAAAAGTTGTTCAAACATCTCAACATCCTTGTTCGGGTCAGACCCCAACAGGTTTGGCATCATCTGAAAACAAATTTTAAATCCAGCGTCTTTTAAGAGTTGAGTTGCCTTTATTGTTGCGTCAATATTATGCCCCCTTTTATTTATTTTTAAAATATTGTCATAGATGCTCTGAACTCCGAGCTCAACCCTGGTCATCCCAAGTTCCCTTAATCGTTTTATTTCTTTTTTATCAATAAAGTCCGGTCTTGTTTCAATTGTAATTCCGATTATCCTGTGTCCCGCCTTTTCATTTTCTTTTTGTATTTGTTTTAGGTTTTTATTTTTTGCATGTGGTTTTGGCTTTTGGTTTTTTTGTTTTTGATTGTAGTTGTTCGCTCCCTTAAAACATTCTTTAATAAACCAATTTTGATAATTTTTCGGGTAAAACGACCATGTTCCGCCGATAATTCTTAAATCAATTTTATCTGTTGGGTGGCCGATTGCCTCAAGCGCGCGAATCCGCAATTGAACTTGTTTATATGGGTTATATTCGCATCTAATCGCCCTTGCCACTGCTGGCTCTTCTTTAAGATAGCTTTTCGGCGCATTAGCTTGGGAAGGGCAGTAAATACATTTTCCCGGACAAGGAAATGGTTTTGTAAGGACAGAAACAATAACTATCCCTGAAAGCGACCGGATTTTTTTAATCCGCAAAGCTTCCTCAATTTTCTGGCTTGGCCTTATTCTTTTATCTTTGATTAAGGTGTGATAAGCTTCTAATAATTGGGAGTTTGGAATCATTTTCGCGCTTTTTTTCTTGGAATAAGAACGCTTCAATGAACTCAAAATCTCGGGGCTTAAATCCTTTTCTTTAAAAAGAGCGATAATGATTTCTTTTGCCAATTCCATATTATGAAAAAAGATTTTGCTGAATATTTATTGGATAAGACAAGGCAGGACTATGATGTGATTGCAGATGATTTTGATAAAAAGCGAGATTATATTCCTCCTGATTTTGCGATTTTACAGGACTATATTAATGAAGGAGACAAGATTCTGGATTTAGGATGCGGAAATGGGCGGTTCAAGGAAGTGGTCGGGGATAATGTTGATTATCGCGGAGTTGATGTTTCCGGCGCCTTAATACGAATCGCTAAAGCCAAATATCCAGATGCCAAGTTTTTTGTCAGCAAGCCATTATCTCTGCCTTTTGAGGATAATTTTTTTGACAAAGTATTTTGCTTGGCTGTTTTCCATCATATCCCGTCAAGCGCTATAAGAAAAGAGTTTTTAAAGGAAGTGAGGCGGGTTTTAAGACCAGAAGGCAGGATTGTCTTAACTGTTTGGGATTTAAATGATAACAAGAAAGCGAGACGACTTTTATTAAAATATATTTTGCTTAAATTAATAGGCAGAACAAAGCTTGATTTCAAAGATATTTTTTATCCTTGGAAAAACAGCGCTGGCAAGCTTGTTATAAACAGATATATTCATATTTTTTCAGAAAAGGAGTTGGAAAAGATTATTGAAAGCGCGGGATTTGTAATAAAAGAAAAAGGAATTTTAGAAAGAAGCAAAAAAGGAAAAAACATTTTCATAATCGCCCAAAAATAATTTTGGAAACCAGGTTTCCAAAATGATTTAGTCCCTGTGGTTCAATGGATAAAACACCTCCCTCCGGAGGAGGAAATGGCTGTTCGAATCAGCCCAGGGACACAAGATTCGAACCCTACCCCCGGAGCAATATTTGACACAATCTTTGTAGTTAATATATAATAAAAATATGTTAACCCAAGAAGATATACAAAAAATAGCAGAAGTCTGTGCTACGAAAGAGGATATAAAAGAGATGAGAGAAGATATTAATGGGCTGAGAGAATCAGTACAATTTTTAGTAATTTCCGTAGATGGTTTAGTAAAAGCTATCTCTGATTTGAAGACAGAATATATTAGCATAACTTCTCAAATAGATAGACACGATAAGTGGATTCAATTATTAGCCGAGAAATTAAATCTGAAGTTAGAATATTAGTTAAAGGACCACTATTTTAGTGTTTTTTTATTTTTATGAACGCATAAAATAATTCTAACATCGTCTAATCTGCGGAGCTGATAAAAACAATAGTGAGTGGCAGGGTGGAGTAGATTAGGGAGCAGTCAAAGTTGGTATCTCAAACCACTCTTTTGTGGTCTGCCAGTAGGTTCGAACGTCGTCCGCTTCCCGGAGCCAATGTGTACAGATAGAAGCGAGAGCTTCTGTTTTTTTTAAAAACTGTCACGGATGGAAAAATCTACAAAAATCAATTATTGAAATAATTTAGTTTATTTATTTCTGCTTGCCTTAGTTCTTCCGTTTTCGGTTAGAAATTGTTTTCTTAAACGAATGTTAAGTGGAGTAATTTCTAAGTATTCATCTTGGTTCATAATCCCAATGCCTTTCTCGAGCGTTAGTTTCACTGGAGGCGTTAAAGTAATTGCCTCGTCAGATCCTGAAGCGCGCATATTTGATAATTCTTTCCCTTTTGTTGGATTTACAGTTAAGTCATGTCCCTTCGCCGTGTTTCCAATAACCATTCCTTCATATACCTCTGTGCTCGGCTTAATATATAAAGTTCCTCTATTTTGAAGATTAAAAAGAGAGAACCCAAGAGTTTTTCCGGTTGCCATTGAAATCATTGACCCCATATCATTTTTTTTGATATCTCCAACATAGGGCTTAAATCCTATGATTTGAGCATAAATAATCCCTTCGCCTCTAGTATCAACTATAAATTCATTGCGATATCCAAGTAATCCCCTGACTGGAATCTCAAAAATAATTTTTACATTACTACGCTTGGACATTATTTTAATCATTTTGCCGCATCGACTCGAAAGTTTTTTAATAACAGTTCCAGACATTTCTTTGGGCACAATGATGGTAACCTCTTCAAACGGTTCCAGCTTTATGCCATCTTTTTCTTTGATAATTACATGTGGTTGTGATATTTGCATTTCATAACCTTCGCGACGCATATTTTCAAGCAGGATTGCGATATGCATTTCACCCCTGCCATAGATTTTATAATAATCAAGAGCAGAAAAGTCAATTTTTAAACCAACATTAACCTCTAATTCTTTTATTAATCTTTTTTTAAGTTGGTTATTTGTGACATATTTTCCGTCTTGCCCAGCAAACGGGGAGTTGTTTACCAATAAATTTAACGAGATTGTTGGTTCGTCAATACTAATAGCTGGCAAAGCTTTTTGTTCCACATCCACGCAAATAGTTTCTCCAATAAATATATTAGGAAGACCGGCAATCATTATGATGTCTCCGGTAAAACCTTCTTCAATTTCTTTTCTTTTTAATCCCTCAAAAGTAAACAATTTTGTGATTTTGCCTTCACGAGTTTCACCCTTTATATCTTTAATGATTATATTAGAGTTGTTTTTTATTTTTCCTTCATAAATTCTTCCAATCGCGAGTCGTCCCATAAAGTTATCATAAGCAAGATTAAAGGGTTGCATGCGAAGAGGTTTATTTCTTGCTTTTTCATTGGAAGAGATAGATACTTCTTTCAAAATTGTATCTAGGAGGGGAGTCAAATCTTTAGAATCATCATCTATCCCTATTTTGGCAATGCCATCTCGAGCGATAGCATAAATTGTAGTAAATTCCAGCTGTTCATCGCTTGCTTCTAAATCAAGGAAAAGCTCATAAATCATTTCTTGCACAATATCGGGTCTTGCTGCAGGCTTATCTATTTTATTCAGCACTACAATTGGTTTCAGTCCCAATTCAAGTGATTTTTTCAAAACAAATTTTGTTTGAGGCATTGGGCCTTCTTGGGCGTCAACTACTAAAATGACAGAATCTATAGAACGCAAAACACGCTCAACTTCTG is drawn from Patescibacteria group bacterium and contains these coding sequences:
- a CDS encoding tRNA uridine(34) 5-carboxymethylaminomethyl modification radical SAM/GNAT enzyme Elp3, producing MELAKEIIIALFKEKDLSPEILSSLKRSYSKKKSAKMIPNSQLLEAYHTLIKDKRIRPSQKIEEALRIKKIRSLSGIVIVSVLTKPFPCPGKCIYCPSQANAPKSYLKEEPAVARAIRCEYNPYKQVQLRIRALEAIGHPTDKIDLRIIGGTWSFYPKNYQNWFIKECFKGANNYNQKQKNQKPKPHAKNKNLKQIQKENEKAGHRIIGITIETRPDFIDKKEIKRLRELGMTRVELGVQSIYDNILKINKRGHNIDATIKATQLLKDAGFKICFQMMPNLLGSDPNKDVEMFEQLFSNPDFRPDYLKIYPCALLREAPLYDIWEEREYKPYTEKQLLEIIIAIKKTVPYYCRIQRIIRDIPSQYIIQGGTKTSNLRQMIEKISKQQGWQCKCIRCREVKDNYNPKEKIYLFRTDYEASNGKEIFLSFENKNRTLLHSLLRLRIPGEIVLPVLKNSGIVREIHTYGKLVPISRKIKAPQHRGLGKKLMQEAERIIKKEFGLKNIAVISGVGVRGYYRKLGYGLKQTYMIKKLQ
- a CDS encoding UDP-N-acetylmuramoyl-L-alanyl-D-glutamate--2,6-diaminopimelate ligase, translating into MIKRILKKIFPQFLLNWYYQFFPLLGAVLYRFPSRKIVVVGVTGTNGKSTTIQLISDILRQAGFMVASLSSIRFQIGDKTRQNKLKMTMPGRLKMHHFLRQAVNKGCQYAVLEVTSEGIKQFRHKFINFDAVIFTNLEKEHIESHGSFEKYQQAKEKLFQVRGIKSSIVNLDDRYANGFLKFPIEEKWGYMIKPKAKSQKLETESQKPKTETKGINIVSGEAIRLFDDHSEFSVKGQGFFIPLVGEFNIYNALAAVSFGMSQGIDLNVMAEALKKTESIPGRMEFVIKEPFKVVVDYAHTPKALESVYKTLSMGKQQNAEKKLICVLGSCGGGRDKWKRPAFGSLAGQYCDKIILTNEDPYDEDPIQIIEEVEAGVPQSANCEKIFDRREAIRRALSLANPGDTVAITGKGGEPWICAAGGKKISWDDRQVAREEM
- the typA gene encoding translational GTPase TypA → MEIRNIAIIAHVDHGKTALTDALMRQTGMSEIGDSMDSDVLEKERGMTIYSKNTSVYYKNTKINIVDTPGHADFGSEVERVLRSIDSVILVVDAQEGPMPQTKFVLKKSLELGLKPIVVLNKIDKPAARPDIVQEMIYELFLDLEASDEQLEFTTIYAIARDGIAKIGIDDDSKDLTPLLDTILKEVSISSNEKARNKPLRMQPFNLAYDNFMGRLAIGRIYEGKIKNNSNIIIKDIKGETREGKITKLFTFEGLKRKEIEEGFTGDIIMIAGLPNIFIGETICVDVEQKALPAISIDEPTISLNLLVNNSPFAGQDGKYVTNNQLKKRLIKELEVNVGLKIDFSALDYYKIYGRGEMHIAILLENMRREGYEMQISQPHVIIKEKDGIKLEPFEEVTIIVPKEMSGTVIKKLSSRCGKMIKIMSKRSNVKIIFEIPVRGLLGYRNEFIVDTRGEGIIYAQIIGFKPYVGDIKKNDMGSMISMATGKTLGFSLFNLQNRGTLYIKPSTEVYEGMVIGNTAKGHDLTVNPTKGKELSNMRASGSDEAITLTPPVKLTLEKGIGIMNQDEYLEITPLNIRLRKQFLTENGRTKASRNK
- a CDS encoding class I SAM-dependent methyltransferase, with translation MKKDFAEYLLDKTRQDYDVIADDFDKKRDYIPPDFAILQDYINEGDKILDLGCGNGRFKEVVGDNVDYRGVDVSGALIRIAKAKYPDAKFFVSKPLSLPFEDNFFDKVFCLAVFHHIPSSAIRKEFLKEVRRVLRPEGRIVLTVWDLNDNKKARRLLLKYILLKLIGRTKLDFKDIFYPWKNSAGKLVINRYIHIFSEKELEKIIESAGFVIKEKGILERSKKGKNIFIIAQK
- a CDS encoding Nif3-like dinuclear metal center hexameric protein, producing the protein MKIQDIHDLAVQMAMTADLRGREAVEKFLSKKQRDYENFSEKEKQDFDLEMLKNPYSDSRILNISEDKEIKKILIGIDIDPAELLMAKEIGNIDLIISHHPLGKALATLHEVMNLQCEVLAKYGVPINIAEGLMREKISEVARGLNKPNSQRTVDAAKLLKSNLICLHTVCDNLAADFLKKIVESKKPETVGELLDIIEKIPEYKLSIKNGIGPKIFVGKKDSHCGRIAFTEITGGTEGSPKLYEKMAQAGVGTIVGMHVSEEHKREAESAHINMVIAGHMASDSLGVNLFLDELEKKGIEIVPCSGLIRVSRNQ
- a CDS encoding RtcB family protein, yielding MVKDAFKKIDQYLWELPASFRQGMRVGVRIYSSDKLWAQIEEESLEQLMNCAFLPGIIGYAFGMPDIHSGYGPPIGGVGAMEISQGVISPGFVGFDENCGVRLLKSQLNQKEIEPYLEKLADRIEKEIPSGLGRGRKTKLSINQINKVLDNGVPWLVEQGYGVEQDIENCEEGGCMRDADSAFVSDRAKNRGRDQLGTLGSGNHFLEIQTVEEIYDKQVAETFGLFTGQIVAMIHTGSRGLGHQNCSDYLKSALQAMPKYKISVPDKELACTPFNSPEGQNFLKAMYAVCNFAWANRQIVTHYARKAFKEIIGNSNDLVLLYDVAHNIVKIEEHEVNGGIMKLIVHRKGATRAFPAGHSGIPERYKSAGQPVLIPGSMGTSSYVCVGTEKSKEAWHTVNHGAGRAMSRHAAINQIRGEDVVNHLQKQGILVKCHSARNIAEEAPLAYKNINDVVDVVQGAGLARKVARLKPLAVIKGE
- the ruvA gene encoding Holliday junction branch migration protein RuvA produces the protein MISFIRGKIKAKDEEFVIVENNDIGFKVFVSPKTLEKLNIGEIVEFFIFFAIRNEKPELYGLLTQEELRVFEIIEKVSGIGPKGAMLIASLGTFDELKEAIEIQDFGFFSKIKGIGKKKIQKIILELGGSIKRIEEIKDKSPQQDEAFRGLVALGFSQKEAKEALSNVPMEVKDTSQRVQQALRQFTKK